The following proteins come from a genomic window of Frankia casuarinae:
- a CDS encoding protein-tyrosine phosphatase family protein yields MTTWEPGAPGVLALPSGRLIRGRGLRQPLPDGSEPSFGLYLVGRQPPAVPWESRWIRWPDFRLPSDREAAARSIHEAWTRADSERVEIACSGGKGRTGTALACIAVLDGIAPGEAVDYIRTNYARHAVETPWQHRYVRRFQ; encoded by the coding sequence ATGACGACATGGGAACCTGGGGCGCCGGGAGTGTTGGCACTCCCGTCGGGCCGGCTTATCCGCGGCAGGGGGCTGCGACAGCCGCTTCCGGACGGAAGTGAACCATCGTTCGGACTGTACCTCGTGGGACGTCAACCACCTGCGGTCCCCTGGGAGAGTCGGTGGATACGATGGCCCGACTTCCGGCTGCCATCCGATCGAGAGGCCGCGGCACGCAGCATTCACGAAGCCTGGACGCGTGCGGACTCGGAACGCGTCGAAATTGCGTGTTCCGGAGGAAAAGGGCGGACTGGAACGGCACTCGCCTGTATCGCCGTGCTCGACGGAATCGCCCCGGGCGAGGCAGTTGACTATATACGGACGAACTATGCTCGCCATGCGGTGGAGACGCCTTGGCAGCATCGCTACGTTCGCCGCTTCCAGTAG
- a CDS encoding lysylphosphatidylglycerol synthase transmembrane domain-containing protein produces the protein MVTFRIGAGALRRLELAFKIVCLSGIAIALVWFLRGLDVTTFRESIEDASPVPLLLAFGTNLLVQYLRAAGWRAMLAPRHGISLRRLVRLELTAQAASTISPAQGGEIVRAWMLKRDCGVPASTSGALLVLEKLFGSLAMVVLVVGTPWLIPGLPWWVIVAPFLFGAVICVLLLVLVLFARHPRDAQQSTFVQRVADGMYVLRNPRRMLVIFSFAVLGELVDLVAVILVIHALDIHLSLAESVLVLFLIDLMNLIPAGPGQFGSFEIAAVSAVELFPVRPEPALAFALLFHLQQQIPQLVIGLPFLVRVPFGRIRREPVGTRDDEFSVASPEGQS, from the coding sequence ATGGTTACCTTCAGGATCGGTGCCGGTGCCCTGCGCCGGCTCGAGCTCGCCTTCAAGATCGTCTGCTTGTCCGGCATCGCCATTGCCCTGGTCTGGTTCCTTCGTGGTCTGGACGTCACCACGTTCCGGGAGAGCATCGAGGATGCGTCGCCGGTGCCCCTGCTGCTGGCCTTCGGTACCAACCTTCTGGTCCAGTACCTGCGGGCCGCCGGCTGGCGGGCGATGCTCGCGCCGCGGCACGGGATTTCCCTGCGTCGCCTGGTCCGTCTCGAACTGACGGCCCAGGCTGCGTCGACGATCTCGCCGGCGCAGGGCGGCGAGATCGTCCGCGCGTGGATGCTGAAGCGGGACTGTGGCGTCCCCGCCTCGACATCCGGCGCGCTCCTCGTTCTGGAGAAACTGTTCGGCTCGCTCGCCATGGTCGTTCTGGTGGTCGGGACTCCATGGCTGATACCGGGACTGCCCTGGTGGGTGATCGTCGCACCGTTCCTGTTCGGGGCGGTCATCTGCGTGCTGCTGCTCGTCCTTGTCCTGTTCGCGCGGCATCCGCGCGATGCGCAGCAGAGCACCTTCGTCCAGCGGGTGGCCGACGGTATGTATGTGCTGAGAAACCCCCGGCGCATGCTTGTGATCTTCTCGTTCGCGGTCCTAGGTGAGCTGGTCGACCTCGTCGCCGTGATCCTGGTGATACACGCGCTCGACATACACCTCTCCCTTGCCGAGTCCGTGCTCGTCCTGTTCCTGATTGATCTCATGAACCTGATACCCGCCGGCCCCGGCCAGTTCGGCAGTTTCGAGATCGCCGCGGTTTCCGCCGTCGAGCTGTTTCCGGTACGGCCCGAGCCGGCCCTTGCGTTTGCCCTGCTCTTCCACCTACAGCAGCAGATTCCGCAGCTTGTGATCGGGCTGCCTTTTCTCGTCCGGGTTCCGTTTGGTAGGATACGACGAGAGCCGGTCGGGACGCGAGACGACGAGTTTTCGGTCGCAAGTCCAGAAGGCCAAAGCTGA
- a CDS encoding PEP/pyruvate-binding domain-containing protein, with translation MRDVRPLRELRSGDRDTVGAKAANLGELISAGFPVPDGFCLPQAVYHRTVGDKVRPLLAQLDAALTEDATDDQIRPISAAMRATVEATDVPAGLAADVAQALAAWRIADVRVSVRSSATWEDTDATSFAGQYRSELGVPPAAVLDSVRRCWGSLWELPAIRYRQRHGIPHGAVGMSVIVQLMAEAEAAGVLFTVDPRDAAADRLVIEATWGFGEALVSGKVDPDRFDVDRSGATLRHAHVADKRQMVAYPSHSGAGGVDFVDVPDQRRRAPSLTAEQVAELASLGRAIETHFGAPQDVEWAVSGTTLTILQARPIRLPAADEPPPPAADWTSPIEGAWWARISICDSWLPEPLSPLFASTLFPCLVRHWQRNWAGPDSAQRNNRLLPTPMTGVINGFAYLRFDYHLNRYPRHAAAMVLRFFRFHLGPLRRQWQRGILPRHSERIEAANRRDLTRLDNNELLGLIDGVQELSGRYWGIIGGLAWYWNVSEWLLATVYPWVARAGTGAGLPIGPGPLLQGYPSRTLDVELELAELARHDADGAEYTAEFERFIGRQGHQVYSLDFASPTPAEDPEVFRATIEAYRSGTRQQPQERIDALAAQREDRLRTIRKALRFAPVRRGVLHLLLRWNLRQGRLRDEVLFHFTRGWPVLRRAYLELGRRLVAAGVLTEPDDVFYLTGDQVKRQLAALDTGVAGDDLTSVVHERRRLREQQRLLSPPIQVPQDARIFLGRRDVTALAVFGPRPRGAEDDGLRGSPVSPGRATAPARRISSTDDFGRLRPGEILVAPHLTPAWSPLLSIAAGVVTDTGGALSHGSIVAREYGVPAVMGVHGATHIIQDGQVVTVDGDRGLVLLQGVERGGRLSAQQLDASPR, from the coding sequence ATGCGTGACGTACGCCCGCTGCGGGAGTTGCGTTCCGGCGACCGGGACACGGTCGGCGCCAAGGCCGCCAATCTCGGCGAGCTCATATCCGCCGGCTTTCCGGTTCCCGACGGTTTCTGCCTGCCCCAGGCGGTGTATCACCGCACGGTCGGGGACAAGGTCCGCCCACTGCTTGCGCAGCTCGACGCGGCTCTTACCGAGGACGCGACAGATGACCAGATCCGACCGATCTCGGCGGCCATGCGGGCCACGGTCGAGGCCACGGACGTTCCCGCCGGGCTCGCTGCGGATGTCGCGCAGGCCCTTGCGGCATGGCGTATCGCTGACGTCCGGGTGTCGGTCCGTTCCTCAGCGACGTGGGAGGACACCGACGCGACGAGCTTCGCCGGCCAGTATCGCAGCGAACTGGGGGTCCCGCCGGCGGCCGTGCTCGATTCCGTACGGCGTTGTTGGGGCTCGCTGTGGGAGCTTCCGGCCATCCGCTATCGGCAACGGCATGGAATTCCGCACGGTGCGGTCGGCATGTCCGTGATCGTCCAGCTGATGGCCGAGGCCGAGGCCGCCGGCGTGCTCTTCACCGTCGACCCGCGGGACGCCGCCGCCGACCGTCTGGTGATCGAGGCCACCTGGGGCTTCGGTGAGGCGCTGGTGAGTGGGAAAGTCGATCCCGACCGTTTTGACGTCGACCGGTCCGGCGCCACGCTGCGCCACGCGCACGTCGCCGACAAACGGCAGATGGTCGCGTATCCGTCGCACAGCGGTGCGGGCGGGGTCGATTTCGTCGACGTTCCGGACCAGCGACGGCGGGCACCTTCGCTCACGGCGGAGCAGGTTGCCGAGCTGGCCAGCCTCGGCCGCGCGATCGAAACCCATTTCGGTGCCCCTCAGGACGTCGAATGGGCCGTTTCCGGAACGACTCTCACGATTCTGCAGGCCCGTCCCATCAGGCTGCCGGCCGCCGATGAGCCACCGCCGCCCGCGGCCGACTGGACAAGTCCGATCGAGGGCGCCTGGTGGGCGCGGATAAGCATCTGTGATTCGTGGCTGCCCGAACCGCTCTCGCCGCTTTTCGCGTCGACTCTTTTCCCGTGCCTGGTCCGGCACTGGCAGCGGAACTGGGCCGGACCGGACTCCGCCCAACGCAACAACCGGCTGCTGCCCACACCGATGACGGGCGTCATCAACGGCTTCGCCTACCTGCGCTTCGACTATCACCTGAACCGGTATCCCCGACACGCCGCAGCCATGGTGCTTCGATTCTTCCGGTTCCATCTCGGCCCGCTGCGCAGGCAGTGGCAGCGGGGCATCCTGCCGCGCCACTCCGAACGCATCGAGGCGGCCAACCGTCGGGACCTCACCCGCCTGGACAACAACGAGCTGCTCGGGCTGATCGACGGGGTGCAAGAACTCAGCGGACGCTACTGGGGGATCATCGGCGGTCTGGCCTGGTACTGGAACGTATCGGAATGGCTCCTGGCAACCGTCTATCCCTGGGTCGCCAGGGCTGGTACGGGCGCGGGACTTCCGATCGGCCCCGGACCCCTGCTGCAGGGCTACCCGAGCCGCACTCTCGACGTCGAACTGGAGCTCGCGGAGCTCGCGCGCCATGACGCCGACGGGGCCGAGTACACGGCCGAGTTCGAGCGGTTCATCGGCCGGCAGGGCCACCAAGTGTACAGCCTCGACTTCGCCAGCCCGACCCCCGCCGAGGACCCCGAAGTCTTCAGGGCAACCATCGAAGCGTACCGGAGCGGAACGCGTCAGCAACCGCAGGAACGAATCGACGCGCTGGCCGCGCAACGGGAGGACCGGCTACGGACGATAAGAAAGGCCCTCCGGTTCGCGCCGGTGAGACGCGGCGTCCTCCACCTGCTTCTGCGGTGGAACCTCCGTCAGGGCCGGCTCCGGGACGAGGTTCTTTTTCACTTCACCCGTGGCTGGCCGGTGCTGCGCCGGGCGTACCTCGAACTCGGTCGCCGGCTGGTGGCGGCAGGCGTCCTGACTGAGCCCGACGATGTCTTCTACCTCACCGGTGACCAGGTGAAACGGCAGCTTGCCGCGCTTGACACCGGCGTGGCCGGCGACGACCTCACCAGCGTCGTCCACGAGCGGCGCCGGCTCCGCGAACAACAACGCCTGCTCAGCCCGCCGATACAGGTCCCGCAGGACGCCCGGATCTTCCTCGGCAGGAGGGACGTCACCGCCCTGGCAGTTTTCGGCCCCCGTCCGAGAGGGGCCGAGGATGACGGGCTGCGAGGCTCTCCCGTCAGCCCCGGTCGAGCCACAGCACCGGCCCGCAGAATAAGTTCCACCGACGACTTCGGCCGGCTACGGCCCGGCGAGATCCTAGTCGCCCCTCATCTCACGCCAGCCTGGTCGCCACTGCTTTCCATCGCGGCTGGTGTGGTAACAGATACCGGCGGCGCGCTGTCGCATGGCTCGATCGTCGCGCGTGAGTACGGAGTTCCCGCGGTTATGGGAGTTCACGGCGCGACCCACATTATCCAGGATGGCCAGGTCGTTACGGTTGACGGCGATCGGGGTCTCGTACTCCTGCAAGGAGTTGAACGTGGCGGCAGACTCTCCGCTCAGCAGCTGGACGCCTCCCCTCGATAA
- a CDS encoding DMT family transporter yields MRWLLLLGAIGSEVIATSALKMSDGLSRLTPTVIVGVGYLAAFILLGKAIKQLEVSTAYAIWSGLGTAAICLIGAFAFGESLTAAKTVGVLLVIGGVVVLNLAGAS; encoded by the coding sequence GTGCGTTGGCTCCTGCTGCTCGGAGCGATCGGATCAGAGGTGATCGCCACCTCGGCGCTCAAAATGAGCGACGGGCTCAGCCGCCTGACGCCCACCGTCATCGTCGGCGTCGGCTATCTGGCCGCTTTTATCCTGCTCGGAAAAGCGATCAAGCAGCTGGAGGTGAGTACCGCCTATGCGATCTGGTCCGGGCTGGGAACCGCGGCGATCTGTCTCATCGGTGCCTTCGCATTCGGCGAGTCGTTGACCGCGGCGAAGACAGTCGGAGTGCTGCTCGTTATCGGGGGCGTCGTAGTACTCAATCTCGCGGGTGCCAGCTGA